A window of Microbispora hainanensis genomic DNA:
CACGAAGGGGTAGACACCCCGCTGGATGAGACGGCCCGCGCCCGCGATCAGCTCGTCGGGGTCCTCACCCAGCCCCACCAGCAGGTACGTCGAGACGCGGTTGCGCCCGAACACCCGGACCGCCTCGTCCCAGGCGGCCTCGTATTCGGCGAGCGGCACCGACGACTTGCCCGGCATCCAGCGCCGCCGCACCTCCTCGTCCAGCGACTCCACGTGGATGCCGATCGCGGTGGCCCCGGCCTCGCGCAGCGCGCCGATCCAGGCCAGGTCGCCCGGCGGCTCGCACTGCACCTGGATCGGCAGGCGCGGCACGGCGTCCAGCACGGCCCGCACGCACCGCGCCAGCGTGCGCGCGCCGCGATCGGGCCCGGTGGTCGTGCCCGTGGTCATCACCATCTGGCGTACGCCGTCGAGCCGCACCGCCGCCTCCGCCACCTCGGCGAGCTGGGCGGGCGTCTTCGCGGCGACCGTGGCGCCCGACCGCAGCGACTCCTCGATCGTGCAGAAGCGGCACCGGTCGGCCTCGCCATACCTGATGCACGTCTGCACGACGGTCGTGGCGAGCACGTCCGCGCCGTGCAGCCGGGCGATCTTCTCGTACGGCACGCCGTCCGCGGTGGTCAGGTCGTAGAACCTCGGCCGCCGCACGGGCACCAGGGAGACCCCGGTGTCCTGGTCGCCGAGCCAGACCATGCCGTCGCGCACCGTGTAGGGGCTGCCGGGATCGATGGGCAGCGCCGCGCCCACGCCGTCGACCAGGACGTGGCCGTCGCCGCTGGGCCCCGCGCCGTCCGGCCGGCGTACGGGCGTGTCGAAGGCCACGCCGCGCAGGGCCAGCTCGGCGCGGGTCATGATCCGCAGATCGACGGTCACGGCACTACAGCTGGTAGGTGGAGTTGATGATGGCGCCCTTGCGGGCGTAGTGGATCAGCGCGTCCTGCACGTCGAGCGGGTGGGTGGGGATCACGCCCTCGATGAGGTCCTCCTCGCGGGCGCCGTGCAGCGACAGGCCGAACCGGCAGCAGTAGACCTTCCCGCCCTCGGCGATGAACGTCTTGAGCTGGTTGTTGATGTTGTGCTCGCCAGGGAACGCCGAGTTGCCGGTCGTCGGGAAGCCGCGGGTGGCCAGGCAGTTCAGCGAGCCCGGGCCGTAGAAGTAGATGGCGGTCTCGAAGCCCTTGCGCAGTGCCCGGGTGGCCTGCAGCACGGCCACGAAGCTGACCGACGACTCGTGCGCGATGCCGTGGACGAGCGTGAAGTACGACTCGCCGTTCTCGGCCTTGTAGTCGGGGAAGACCTTGGTCGTGCCGTAGATGGTGGAGCCCTCGGGCAGGGACGGGTGGGGGATCTCCTCGATGCTCTTCTTCTCCAGGTCGGTCATGTCGACGGTCATGTGCTTCTCCTTGCGTAGGTGAGCGGGGTCAGGTGTAAAGGGAGGCGAAGGTGCCGCGGAAGACGAGCGCGCCCAGCTCGCCGTCCCCGGCCGCGGCGCGCATCCGGGCGTGCTCGCCCGCGAAGTCGCCCCACGGCTGGTCACTGGCGAACAGCACGCGGTCGTGCCCGATGCCGCGCCGCTCGATCTCCCCGGCCAGCCAGTACGGCGCGAAGCCGATGGCCCAGGACAGATCGGTGTAGACGCGTTTGCCGGCCGCGATCCAGTCGAAGAACCGGGAGCCGGCCAGCTTGATGTGGCCGCTCATCCCGCCGCCGAAGTGCACGAGGTGCACCGGCACGCGGTCGGCGTACCACTCGACCAGGTGTCCGACCTCGTCGACGTCCGAGGCGGCGCCGGGCGAGGTGTGCACGTGCACCACCAGCCCGTGGCGTTCGGCGGCGGCGAAGATCCGGTCGAGCCCCGGACGGCAGGCGGGGTCGGCCGGCCGTCCGCCGAGCAGGAAGCTGAGCTTCAGCGCCCGGACGCCCCGCTCGCCCGCCAGGGCGAGGGCGCGGGTGGTGCGTTCCTCGTCGCGCGGCAGCGGCGAGACCCACAGCCCCGCGCGGATCCGGTCGTCGGCCTGCGCCGCCTCCAGGACGAGGTCGTTGAGCGCGAAGGCGACCGCCGGGTCGGGCACGCCGTAGTTGGGCAGCACCAGCGCGCGCTCCGTGCCCTCCGCGTCGAGGTCGGCGATCAGCTGCTTGACCGTGGCCCGCGCGGTCACGTCGGGGTTCACCGCGGGGCCGCCGTAGAAGGGATGGGCGGGCAGCACGCCGATGTGCCGGTGCGCGTCGCAGATCATGTCGGAGGTCATCGGCTTCTCACCCGACCGGAAGCGCGGGGGAGA
This region includes:
- a CDS encoding MSMEG_0568 family radical SAM protein; the encoded protein is MTVDLRIMTRAELALRGVAFDTPVRRPDGAGPSGDGHVLVDGVGAALPIDPGSPYTVRDGMVWLGDQDTGVSLVPVRRPRFYDLTTADGVPYEKIARLHGADVLATTVVQTCIRYGEADRCRFCTIEESLRSGATVAAKTPAQLAEVAEAAVRLDGVRQMVMTTGTTTGPDRGARTLARCVRAVLDAVPRLPIQVQCEPPGDLAWIGALREAGATAIGIHVESLDEEVRRRWMPGKSSVPLAEYEAAWDEAVRVFGRNRVSTYLLVGLGEDPDELIAGAGRLIQRGVYPFVVPFRPMRGTLAARDGIGAPDAGLLTYVTEGVAALLRAAGMRGADQGAGCAACGACGVLSAAGG
- a CDS encoding amidohydrolase family protein, with protein sequence MTSDMICDAHRHIGVLPAHPFYGGPAVNPDVTARATVKQLIADLDAEGTERALVLPNYGVPDPAVAFALNDLVLEAAQADDRIRAGLWVSPLPRDEERTTRALALAGERGVRALKLSFLLGGRPADPACRPGLDRIFAAAERHGLVVHVHTSPGAASDVDEVGHLVEWYADRVPVHLVHFGGGMSGHIKLAGSRFFDWIAAGKRVYTDLSWAIGFAPYWLAGEIERRGIGHDRVLFASDQPWGDFAGEHARMRAAAGDGELGALVFRGTFASLYT
- a CDS encoding MSMEG_0572/Sll0783 family nitrogen starvation response protein; amino-acid sequence: MTVDMTDLEKKSIEEIPHPSLPEGSTIYGTTKVFPDYKAENGESYFTLVHGIAHESSVSFVAVLQATRALRKGFETAIYFYGPGSLNCLATRGFPTTGNSAFPGEHNINNQLKTFIAEGGKVYCCRFGLSLHGAREEDLIEGVIPTHPLDVQDALIHYARKGAIINSTYQL